AATCTCAGAACATTCCTGCTCACGACACAGTTTCAGCAACACGCTCGGCGTTTCCTCTCCCGCAGCTTCGGACGTGTTATtagtaaaaagtcaaaagtctGTTTGTGCGACACTTTGCAACAATTGTGCACTGTTGACATAACCGACAACACTTACACCgtgttgtttgtctcctctgtttGCTTCTCTTGTCACACTTGTGCTGCATAATGTAGAATATTTAGCAGTGAGCTGATACCAGGACCGGCTAATGCCTGGTGTAGGTGTAGCGAATGTGTATGGGACTAATGCCTGTTGACTGTAATGTCTGGTGTAGGACTGGGCTAATGTCTGGTGTAGGGTTGGACTAATGTCTGGTGTAGGTGTAGGACTGGGCCAATGCCTGGTGTAGGTGTAGGATCGGCCTAATGCCTGGTGTAGGTGTAGGACTGGGCTAATGTCTGGTGTAGGGTTGGGCTAATGTCTGGTGTAGGTGTAGGACTGGGCTAATGCCTGGTGTAGGTGTAGGACTGGGCCAATGCCTGGTCTAGCTAATCATTTTCGATGTCAGCAAAGTTCatagcaaaacaaaaagtgaaggAGGATACAGTTCTCAATTGTCAAAATGTCCGTATTCTCACCTGTCATTGGTCCAGCGTGGTGCTCGTGCTCGTGCTCGTGCACGGCTGAGACGCTCCACGGTCCCTTAAATCTTAACTCCCACTCATTCCTCGTGCAAACGTTCGAATCTTTGCTCTCCGTGAACCCGCGGCTTCAGTTGTCACGTTTCGTCAGTGCTGCCTTATCGGGACTGAGGTGGGAAATGGTTCGGAGAGTTTACCAGaaggcttcttcttcttcttcttattagtAACTCACCACTTTGTGTTGTCCCGGGGGGGCGATGCTTCCTCCGGAgaatttgagagaaaaaaaaagaccaaggTTCCACTTTCTCCCTTGtacaaattaatataaataaatatatatatataaatatatatgatacaTTTTACCCATTTTTGTCCAGTTTTGTATATTACACTCatgtaaagtttgtttttaatgaggcaTCGGAGCAGCTATTACAAGACAATATGAGTGACATTGTTCATCTGGGAGAATTTTATGcatgttatattttctctttttctctctctgtctcttttaatGCCCCCCAACCCCCTGTCAAGGTGTGTAACGTGAATATAAAGAAATCTACCTTTTCTTTGGAATGTTGTAGACAATCAGTCTCAGGCCGGGTCCAGCCCCTGCAGGCAGTGAGAGCCCTGCAGGCTGATCGACAAACAAAAcgctctttttgtttgtttgacaattAAAAACTCTCTTTGCATCTACTGGAAGTCTAAATTTGGAGGTTTGTTCATCCATATGTTCGTGGCTGCTCAAGtttacacgcacacagacacacacacacacacactcacagacacacacttctcGACTACACTCAAAATACAAACACCTCGTGCATTTGATCCCCCTGCTTTCTTTTCCAAGGTGAGGATGCCAACCTTGAGGAAATGATGCTTTGACTAACAAATCTATAACATCTATGAATGTGGGAATGCAACACATTGCAATAAAAGCACCATTTGAAATGCAGCATGTTGTCCCGGTTTCTTCTTTTAGAGAAAGGAAATCATGgttttatacataaataaataagtgattCACTGCTTCACATTTAATGCAAAGTTTTAATCGTAGTATAACTAgtatttttattacaatatagaaatgtaaaatgtttaaatctgtaaaaacaccAGCTTTTAgctttcatctgtgttttctgaatcCATTACACAAATGTATCACGATAAAAACTactcatatatatttatacatatacatacagtcatatatttatttatgcagTTTTCTCACTTATAAAATTTGCAGTTCCTCATTTcagtttgatatttaatttacagCACGATGACATTTATGGAAATGTGACACAACGGAATCACATCCAGACCCAGaatcgtgtttttctttttctgcacaGTTATCGTAAACCATCAAAGTTCCGATATTCTCACAATCTTCCTCTGTTCGTCTTCACAGATTAAGTACGATGCACATAATTCACAATATTTCTCCCAGCAAACTTTCATCTCGTCCGTGTTGTCGCTCCAGAAATGTGCCGATAATGTTTGTGGAAAGATGAGACACTTGTCTCTACACTTTTGACTGACAGATGATGAAATTGTCCTCTGTTTGGACGGTGTCTACGTGTGTCAAGAAGGCCTCTTTGGCTTCCGGCGTGGGCTTCTTGTGCTCGTGGTACTCCACGATGGGGTAGGTGACGACGGTCAGCAGCAGGACGGCCAGCAGGATGTACAGCTTGTACTCCAGACACAGGAAGGTGCTGTAGGCGAAGGCGATGACGAAACCCAGAGACTCCCACATGCGGTAGTTGGCGAACGCTGCCTCTTTGTCGGCAGAGAAGAGGACGCCGTAGAGTGCTGCaggacaggaagcagagaggaggtcaAACAAGGGGGAAGTTCAGGTGTTCAGCCGGGAACCCACCAGGGGGGCTGATGGGAGTTTCTTACCGTTGGTCTGAGTTTGCCAGACGGCGTCGGACATTCCCCACAGAGCgggaaacacaaagaacacagcCAGCTCATCCTGATGCGGCCTCCACATCAACAGACCGATGATGCAGCAGAAGTTGGTCAGCGCGGCTGAAAACCGACAGATTCAACACGACGTTAACAGAATGAAATCGTTCACGTCGTCGGCCGGTCGGTGACTGTGTGACTTTACCGAGGGAGAAGAGAGCCGCTCTGCCCGTGTACCGAGCCAGTCGGCCAAAGATGAACGAGCACACGGAGTTGGTGGCTCCGAAGCACATCATCACGAAGCCGACGTAGTGGATCCCCAGAGCGCACGTCACGTAGTTCTGCAAAGTACAAATACACTTGTTTCAGGAAATAAATCACTTATCAAAGCCAACTTCAAAGCCAACTGATCCTTCTCTGGACCCGTTGtgttgtatttcctgttttattttgataagtcTTCTACCTCCTGCTGTGCTTCAGTTTCCCGCCTGTTTTCAATCATCCAATCGACATCTGTACTTCCTGTGGTTCACTTCCGGTTTGCCAGATTCACCTCGTACCTCCCTGTGTGTATTTCCACTTCAgtatcttgtttatttattggtcTGGATTTCTCTCAATGCTTTTGTtgtgctgtgtttctgttgtggttTCGTCGTGTGGTGGTTGTGTTTGAATTGTAACTTTTGCGGTTGTGCTGTAGCTCTTGCGTTCCTGTTTTCCGTGCTTGTGCGAGACGTCTGGGCCACCGCTCAGTTGAGTCACATTCAAACAGCTTCCTGCTCTGAATTCACTTCATGAAACAACCTGTCGTGTGTTTTTCGTGGTGAAATGGAGTGAAATCCTTCAGCGGCTGCAGATCCTCTCACCTTGGTGTACTCCCCCGACAGGAAGCTCTGCTCGAAGCCGCTGTACATGGTGAGAGGGATGAGCGTCACCAGCCTCCAGTCCCTCAGCAGCCGGAACGTGGCCAGGAAGGTTCGACCAAACGGCTCGTGGTTGCCGCGGAACTCGCTGGCCTGCTCCCGGTCGATGTTGTCCAGGAACACTGAGACGATGAGGATGGCCACAACACCCACACCTGCCACACAAcggcaacacaacaacaacaacacattgagTGTACAGCTGCACAAGTTCCAGTTTAATCTTCAGACAAATCTGTAAAACGAACAGTGGAAGGATGGATCTCAGGACCCGTGTGCACTTAGAGTTATAACGACACAAAACAAGCAGCAGTTTTAAAGATAATCTCAAAAAACATTAGGAATAATAAATACTGGTTTAGAAAAGGAGCTTATTTTGACTGTTTAAATTCAGAGTTGCGGTAGGATGTGAGTTCTGAGGTCACATGTTCGTACACTGTGACCTCATCACGTGACGCAGAGAGGACGACGACGTTACCGATGTAGCTTCCGACGAGCTTCCACACCAGTTCCTGAGCCggcctggtggtggtggtgctgttGCTGGAGCTGACGTTGAGGCCACAGTCGGCCGCTCCGCAGTAAATCAGCTGCTCCTCTGGGATGTTCGCTGCCAGGAAGAAAAAATAGATAAACACGTTTAGCTTTGATGAAACGACAGAaagatgatgatgctgctgtaGAGAGAATTTcaaaatttgtattcatttcttttattctgtaactaaacaaacaaataattcgGACTTCAGACTTCAACGGTTTGGGCCAATGCGGaaataaaaatagaacaaataacATTGTCTTCCCAGAAATGAAGTGTCGTCATTTCAGCTGATAAGcaccaataaaataatatgatgtGTAGTTGTCAGCATTGTGTGATTCGCCCTTTTCTTATTCTCGTCAGTTACACTTTGATCAGTGACGGCGTCAAGaacacaggaggaagaggaagtcgatccagaaacatgtcagacacacaggaggaagaggaagtagatccagaaacatgtcagacacacaggaggaagaggaagtagatCCAGAAACACGTCcaacacacaggaagaggaagtagatCCAGAAACACGTCagacacaggaagaggaagtagatCCAGAAACACGtcagacacacaggaggaggaggaagtagaTCCAGAAACACGtcagacacacaggaggaggaagtagaTCCAGAAACACGTCcaacacacaggaggaggaagtagaTCCAGAAACACGtcagacacacaggaggaggaagtagaTCCAGAAACACGtcagacacacaggaagaggaagtagatCCAGAAACACGTCAGACACGTGATGTAAAGATCGCGCATCACAGGAAAATCTGTTATATTTTagaatatttaaagtatttattgtgGAGACGTGGACCAAGGGAAGAACGTGTTCATTCGTTTGCGTGAATCCAGATAAAAGGGCCGATCTAAGAATTGAACGTTTTCTTTAACAAAGGTTCTTTAACTTTAACTACTTGCTCCCCGAGTGTCACCACGTTCCTCTTCCCTCCTACCTATGTCCAAGTCCTGTCCGAAGATGAGCGACGACATGAGGTTTCCCCACACGGCCGACGActggaagatgaagaagaagatgccGAAGTATTGGTTGATGACGTCGGGGCCCCTCCCGCCGTCCTTGGCGGCCTGAGAGTTCCCGGAGATGGTCAGGTAGGTGCATTTGGCCGACCACAGGGGGGAGCCGCCCAAACCCAGGATCACAGAGGTGGGGATGAGGGTGTACCTGAGGAATTCATCAAGGACAGCAGTTATTGAAATGTAGTATGAGTTTAaggggccttggcagaggtttgagttttttttttaccatcctGGGTAGAGGTTTCCGAAGGAGTAGGAGACGTAGCAGACCATCCCGGCGACGATGGTCCATTTACAGCCCAGATTCTTGATCATGATCGGCGGCaggaacatggaggagacgaTGATGGAGGCGTAGACGACGCTCAGAGAGGCCACGCCCATCCCGTCCTTCGCATTCAGACTGCTCTGCACACAGGGAGAGACGAGGCCACGACAATGAGTCACTTCTTTTATTGTTCACACCTCATGATATGTGTTTGACACTGATTGATTTTGATTCAGGAGCAGAACCAGTACTATTAACACGATGCTACGTTTCACAATGAAATCTGTATATTTATGTTAAATTGAATATTTGTATATGTGGACAAACACGCTAGGTTGTAATTGTATGTTTACAGATTCTACATTCATCACGTTTATCCTTCGTCGTCTGTTCTGATTTTCACACTAGTCTGAATTTAACACAGATTTTATGACCATATCACAAAAAActttatatgcaaataaaacCTTGAATCCAGTAACTATGGAAACCGTGCACGTGCAAGAAGGTGcctaaataatattaataatattaacaataagaATAGTAATGAAATTCTTAAAATCCTCTACGATACCGACTCCAactatttcattttaaagaatatattCTGTATGATATTTTCACTTAAAGATTTAGTGCATTTATGGTGTAAAACAAAATTCCAATATAATTAGAAATAAGAAAGTAACACAAATAGTCTGAAACTCAGcttgttctttattttaaaggtttaaatgATTCTGTCGTTTGAGACTGAAAACTACTTTAAGGGTAAATACAGCGACGGGTTGtgtagaaagaggaaaaggacaTTGAAGGGAATTCGAAACCCTTTATTTACCTGTAAACTCTGCAGGCCTCCGTACGCCGTGAACAGGAACAGGAACCCCACCGACACCACCAGCACGTTCTTGAAGTTGCGGCTGATCATGTCTGCGTTTCAGAAGTGAGACGTCCACACGGGTTCCACCTTAAAAAcccccacagagaaacacaggggGGAAAATAAGTGTTTTATTTAAGGGTTAACAAAGTCACACAGCGGCTGAACGGCTCCAGAGACAATGATCTGCTGAAAATCACTGTGATAAACTCATGTACTGGAAATGGGTTTGATCAAAGtccagacccacacacacacacacacacacacacacacacacactcagagttaCCCTTATCATTCGGCCTCTCCCTTCCTCACGTCCAATTCAGCTTTAATTCAGTCGTAtattctgtctcctcctcttcctgtcgaGTTTAATTCAGGCTGTAGTCGTCTTCTCCtcggttgtgttgtgttgtgttgtgttgtcaagtTGTCGTCATATATACTTTAATGCACAGGAGCAGTGGCCCAGAGCAAAGGTTAACCTGTTAGTTCTCTTCTGATTCCTTTTTACAGCCGGACGGCTTCTTGTTGTCTGAACAGCTTCTGCAGACTTTATTCTCGGGGCCCAGGAGGGAggaagtctgcagaaactccggAGTCCCTCACTcgcacatttgcattcacacattcacctcCTCAGTTTCTCCGGAGGACTTCAGCGCAGGTCGGAGGGTTTCAGAGGAAACGCTCAGCTCGCTGTTCGTACTTCAGTGGCAGGAGAAAAGAAAGCTGCAGCCGAGCTGTGGTGACTGATACCTGCTGTTGCTATTTTTAATCAGAGTGTGTGGACACAGATGTCAGGACCTTAGTGGACCTTagtggcagagtgtgtgtgtgtgtgtgtgtgtgtgtgtgtataaactcccaaacacacagagtctgaTGCAGCTACTTTTATTCTCTAATCTCTTACTTACATGTTGAACCCCTCccagtatctgtgtgtgtgtgtgtgtgtgtgtgtgtgtgtgtgtgtgtgtgtgtgtgtgtgtatatatatagtggaggagaaaaggaataataataatacaagttCTAACAGTGTAATGTGACAATGGAACAAAGGTCACGTTATCTAGTCCTTAATTCATTAAGCAACGTGTTAAAAGTAACATCTAAGAATTTGCTACACTTTCGTACGTTTGGTTATGAAATGGtgctttttgtattttcagcttCTGGACGCTCGTTCAGACAGAACATTATATTTTGAGATATCGACTTAGGACCCGAGGAATTATGATTGACACGTTGTCTGATGTGTCATAGATccattaatcaagaaaataatctaCAGACTTATCGATGgttaaaataatgaacagtTGCAGTTTTATGCCATTTCTCACCACCATGGAAATGAAGAACCTTTCACACTTTAAGGAACCACAGTGAATATGCACAGAACGGTTCTTCAGTTGGTGAAGAACCAGAGACAAGAAGAACCATTATTTTTCTGAGGGTGCTAAAGATTATTAAACACATGTATCACACTAACCTCGACGGCTGGATCGGCTTCTGGCCCACGAGGTATCTggtgtcagatggtagtgatgatgatgatgatgatgatgatgatgatgatgaggatgatgatgatgatgatgaggaggaggatgaggatgctACTCTGCTGGTTCCTCCAGGTTTGGCTCAGTCTTCAGAGAACTGACTTCCTGCTGAAGTCACTTGTCTCGACTCTCAGTTTCCTCAGGAGGAGAAACTCGTTGGGAGGTGGATTCAGATCTCGGAGCCGGAGGAACGTCGTAGCTCTGAGCTACTTGTTCAGTGACTTGTTTTGTCATCAGCTGGTTCCACTTCTTctgtgatgattctgtgtttcttttggttgttttctgtgttctctctcccccccccccctcccctttctgttcttcCCCTGCAGGTCATGTGTGAGGCGGGGGGTGTGGCTGGCTTCCCCTCAAGGCCAACTGCTCTGACTCATTCATCAACCTCTCCATAAAAGCCTGGTCTTGACTCCACTGCTCTGCCAGATAATCCCGTCTCGTTCGGTAGTGCGTTTCCTTATTATCTCTCggtgttcttgttttgtttaaagtGACGAACCCGTGTTTTTCCTCCGTTTTGCCCCGGCCTCCGGTGCCTTGCTGCTCGCCAGCgttttgttttcagtgcagtGTTTGTCCCTTCCTGGTGCTCAGCCATGGAGTGTCCCAGCCAGCTCCCTGCCTCCACAGCCTGCTCTTGAGCAATAACCTCTGCCTTCATTCCAATCCGGTCTTTCAGTCTCTGCTTCACGTCTGGGATCATCTCACCAAACACCTGAGGGATTCATGACATACACATGTTTATATATACTCAGCAGATTATCCACACGTCAAAGATATAGACTGAATAAAGATCTTTAAACACCTTCATCATCGCAGGTTTTTGTTCCGGCAGAGAAGGGAAATCCAGAGTTTGCTCACGATTCACAGTTTAACGTCGTCTGGTTTTACTTTTCTTCACAAATTGTAGAAAAGGTTTCTGCTCCTTGTCATCGTCACGTTCTCCTGTGAGAACAGGAACCTGGACTGGATTTTTACACAACTGTCCTTGAAAGCCACCGTTCTTGTTATTGATGCTGCGGAGGTGACACAGCCTGAGCGTCAGGTACACAGCCCGAGGACGTGTGATCTGTTCGCACCTCAAACCAACAAGGTTCTGTCTGATTCCACCAAAcctggttgtttttttacattcttaCAAAATCACGAGATAGGAACTTTGGTATTTTCCTTCGTTtcccagtgtttctgttgacagcTCATCGACGCTGGCATCGAACTGTGCAGCTTGATGGACTGTGAGGGGGCCGCTGGGCCCTGGAAGAAGTGTGCACGCCACTGAGGGacattttagattatttttcttttaccgTAGGAACAAATTCTCTCTATAACGAGAACGTTTTGCATTTCTGAGTTGATTTTTTACATCTATGCCCTGAAGGCTGCAGGTGCATTAATCCTGTGAACTTCTCAGCACAGAGAGAAGTCATGAAGTTCAATTAAAGATCTGATTGGTGGACGTTGTcctcacatttacacatttgatGAGAACCAATCGGAGCTTTTTCAATATCTTTATGATCAcgttgttttctcttcttctccaaaGACACAGAAACTAGTAAATATATTCACGTCAGAGTTTAtgttctgtttatgtgtttgacAGTGAAGTGATATCAGAGTATTTAAGATTTCCACCTTCAATAAATACAGATACGCTGTAATTATCATTCCATGATCGTAGCTGGGGTGATGACGTGTTGATCGCCGTGACAACATCCTGACTTTGGACCCGTTTACACTGGGAACGAGGATCCTTTGTTCAAACCCAGCGTCTCAGTGTTAAGGTTCAAATCTCACCTTCATCAACATG
This window of the Hippoglossus stenolepis isolate QCI-W04-F060 chromosome 20, HSTE1.2, whole genome shotgun sequence genome carries:
- the unc93a gene encoding protein unc-93 homolog A, which encodes MISRNFKNVLVVSVGFLFLFTAYGGLQSLQSSLNAKDGMGVASLSVVYASIIVSSMFLPPIMIKNLGCKWTIVAGMVCYVSYSFGNLYPGWYTLIPTSVILGLGGSPLWSAKCTYLTISGNSQAAKDGGRGPDVINQYFGIFFFIFQSSAVWGNLMSSLIFGQDLDIANIPEEQLIYCGAADCGLNVSSSNSTTTTRPAQELVWKLVGSYIGVGVVAILIVSVFLDNIDREQASEFRGNHEPFGRTFLATFRLLRDWRLVTLIPLTMYSGFEQSFLSGEYTKNYVTCALGIHYVGFVMMCFGATNSVCSFIFGRLARYTGRAALFSLAALTNFCCIIGLLMWRPHQDELAVFFVFPALWGMSDAVWQTQTNALYGVLFSADKEAAFANYRMWESLGFVIAFAYSTFLCLEYKLYILLAVLLLTVVTYPIVEYHEHKKPTPEAKEAFLTHVDTVQTEDNFIICQSKV